A portion of the Streptomyces erythrochromogenes genome contains these proteins:
- a CDS encoding HAD family hydrolase encodes MTSTVPAPVTRTADGSALQAVLLDMDGTLVDTEGFWWEIEAEVFHELGHRLQDAWRDEVVGGPMTRSAGFLIEATGAAITIAELSVLLNERFEARIADQVPLMPGAERLLAELARHNVPTALVSASHRRVIDQVLLTLGRDRFTLTVAGDEVARTKPHPDPYLLAARTLGAHPSRCAVIEDTRTGVAAAEAAGCRVVAIPSVGVIEPAPGRTVVRSLEDVDLAFLRSLIAPMN; translated from the coding sequence ATGACGAGCACCGTTCCCGCCCCGGTCACCCGCACGGCCGACGGCTCGGCCCTGCAGGCGGTGCTGCTCGACATGGACGGCACCCTGGTGGACACCGAGGGCTTCTGGTGGGAGATCGAGGCGGAGGTCTTCCACGAGCTCGGCCACCGCCTCCAGGACGCCTGGCGCGACGAGGTCGTCGGCGGGCCCATGACCCGCAGCGCCGGCTTCCTGATCGAGGCCACCGGGGCCGCCATCACCATCGCCGAACTGAGCGTCCTGCTCAACGAGCGCTTCGAGGCCCGCATCGCCGACCAGGTCCCCCTGATGCCCGGCGCCGAGCGGCTGCTGGCCGAGCTCGCCCGGCACAACGTGCCCACCGCCCTGGTCTCCGCCTCCCACCGCCGGGTCATCGACCAGGTCCTGCTCACCCTCGGCCGCGACCGCTTCACGCTGACGGTCGCCGGCGACGAGGTCGCGCGTACCAAGCCGCACCCCGACCCCTACCTGCTCGCCGCGCGGACGCTCGGCGCGCACCCCTCGCGGTGCGCGGTCATCGAGGACACCCGCACCGGTGTGGCGGCCGCGGAGGCCGCCGGCTGCCGGGTCGTGGCCATCCCCTCGGTCGGCGTGATCGAACCGGCTCCGGGGCGTACGGTCGTCCGCTCGCTGGAGGACGTCGACCTGGCGTTCCTGCGCTCCCTCATCGCCCCCATGAACTGA
- a CDS encoding ABC transporter substrate-binding protein — protein sequence MNRKTMVLTAAAGLLTPALAACGTASGGGAGSAAIVVGTTDRFEAADFAPAPFDPAYAYDAGAWNILRQTVQTLMHTPRGGGQPVPEAASACRFTDSGNESYRCTLRPGLKFASGDPLTAKDVKFSIDRVLAIKDENGPSSLLSTLDNVEVKGEDTVIFHLKTPDATFPFKLSTPAAGIVSEKDYDAKKLREGFEVDGSGPYTMKAEVKENRLVRAVFSKNPHYKGDIKLQNDKVELRTYPDSPAMGKALTDGKIHVVSRTLSPAQITELSANPPKGVKLVPMPGLEIRYLGFNTDAPVVKDKAVRQALAAAVDRGALISKVYGKSAQPLYSLVPTSVTGHVNSFYNKYGDGNTPKAAALLKEAGIKTPVKLTLHYTNDHYGDGTAAEFEALKAQLNATQLFDITVQGSEWADFRPAQKKGDHAAYGLGWFPDYPDADNFLAPFLEQDNFLGTPYANNTVRTRLLPESRRAVDRNVAAPAITEMQDIVAEDVPVLPLWQGKQYVAARDGITGVEWSVNAISDLQLWELGRGVSG from the coding sequence ATGAACCGCAAGACCATGGTGCTGACGGCCGCGGCCGGACTGCTCACCCCCGCGCTGGCCGCATGCGGCACCGCGAGTGGCGGAGGAGCAGGATCCGCGGCGATCGTCGTCGGGACCACCGACCGGTTCGAGGCCGCAGACTTCGCTCCCGCCCCCTTCGACCCCGCCTACGCCTACGACGCCGGCGCCTGGAACATCCTGCGCCAGACCGTCCAGACGCTGATGCACACCCCGCGCGGCGGCGGCCAGCCCGTCCCCGAGGCGGCCTCCGCGTGCCGCTTCACCGACTCCGGCAACGAGAGCTACCGCTGCACCCTGCGCCCCGGGCTCAAGTTCGCCAGCGGCGACCCGCTCACCGCCAAGGACGTCAAGTTCTCCATCGACCGCGTCCTCGCCATCAAGGACGAGAACGGCCCCTCCTCGCTGCTCTCCACCCTCGACAACGTCGAGGTCAAGGGCGAGGACACCGTGATCTTCCACCTGAAGACCCCGGACGCGACCTTCCCCTTCAAGCTCTCCACCCCCGCCGCCGGCATCGTCAGCGAGAAGGACTACGACGCCAAGAAGCTCCGCGAGGGCTTCGAGGTGGACGGCTCCGGGCCCTACACCATGAAGGCCGAGGTCAAGGAGAACCGCCTCGTCCGCGCCGTCTTCAGCAAGAACCCCCACTACAAGGGCGACATCAAGCTGCAGAACGACAAGGTCGAGCTGCGCACCTATCCCGACTCCCCGGCCATGGGCAAGGCCCTCACGGACGGGAAGATCCACGTGGTCTCCCGCACCCTGTCGCCCGCCCAGATCACCGAGCTCAGCGCCAACCCGCCCAAGGGCGTCAAGCTGGTCCCGATGCCCGGCCTGGAGATCCGCTACCTCGGCTTCAACACCGACGCGCCCGTCGTCAAGGACAAGGCCGTGCGCCAGGCGCTCGCCGCCGCCGTCGACCGCGGCGCGCTGATCTCCAAGGTCTACGGCAAGTCCGCCCAGCCGCTCTACTCACTGGTCCCCACCAGCGTGACCGGCCACGTCAACTCCTTCTACAACAAGTACGGCGACGGCAACACGCCCAAGGCCGCCGCACTGCTGAAGGAGGCCGGGATCAAGACCCCGGTCAAGCTGACGCTGCACTACACCAACGACCACTACGGCGACGGCACGGCGGCCGAGTTCGAGGCCCTCAAGGCCCAGCTCAACGCCACCCAGCTGTTCGACATCACCGTCCAGGGCAGCGAGTGGGCGGACTTCCGCCCCGCGCAGAAGAAGGGCGACCACGCCGCCTACGGGCTCGGCTGGTTCCCCGACTACCCGGACGCCGACAACTTCCTCGCCCCGTTCCTGGAGCAGGACAACTTCCTGGGCACGCCGTACGCCAACAACACGGTGCGCACCAGGCTCCTCCCCGAATCCCGGCGCGCGGTCGACCGAAACGTCGCCGCCCCCGCGATCACGGAGATGCAGGACATCGTCGCCGAGGACGTACCCGTCCTGCCCCTGTGGCAGGGCAAGCAGTACGTCGCCGCACGCGACGGGATCACCGGAGTGGAGTGGTCGGTCAACGCCATCTCCGACCTCCAGTTGTGGGAGCTCGGCCGTGGCGTAAGCGGCTGA
- a CDS encoding ABC transporter substrate-binding protein — protein sequence MNRRNQWLAAPLGAATAAALLSGCGSTDGSNAGSGKGVVMGISDKVKSTDPASGYDPGSWLLFNNVFQSLLSFPKGGTTPEPDAAQSCGFEGGDSKLFKCTLKPDLKFSNGHELTSKDVKYSFERTLKINDENGPAVMLASIAGIDAPDEKTVVFRLKTSDATFPSKIASGAGSIVDHREYPADKLRTDNKAVGSGVYKLDSFSEKSASFSVNESYTGKAKAKNTGVTLKFFNGDQAGLKTVLESGDVDFAFRGLAAKDIAALASSKTGDEKVDVVQGTGAEVEHMVFNMNDPVVGKLPVRKAIAYLVDREALVKDVYAGTATALYSIVPTGIAGHTTPFFDRYGGSPQPEKAKAVLKAANINGKVKVTLYSTPSRYGPSTDQQFEVIAKQLNDSGLFEADVKSVEYEQYEQDIQAGKYGIYVKGWVPDYPDADNFTQPFFGPGNVLNNNYDNKEITGTIIPSTSAKSDRTAANTDYNRLQDIVADELPLLPLWQGKQYAVTRQNVNGLQWSLDASTVFRFWEISKG from the coding sequence GTGAATCGACGTAACCAGTGGCTGGCGGCCCCGCTCGGCGCGGCCACCGCCGCCGCGCTGCTCAGCGGTTGCGGTTCGACCGATGGCTCCAATGCCGGCAGCGGCAAGGGCGTGGTCATGGGCATATCCGACAAGGTGAAGTCCACCGACCCGGCGTCCGGCTACGACCCGGGCTCCTGGCTGCTCTTCAACAACGTCTTCCAGTCGCTGCTGAGCTTCCCCAAGGGCGGTACCACCCCCGAGCCCGACGCGGCCCAGAGCTGCGGCTTCGAGGGCGGCGACAGCAAGCTCTTCAAGTGCACGCTCAAGCCCGACCTGAAGTTCAGCAACGGCCACGAGCTCACCTCGAAGGACGTCAAGTACTCCTTCGAGCGCACGCTGAAGATCAACGACGAGAACGGCCCCGCCGTCATGCTCGCCTCGATCGCCGGCATCGACGCCCCCGACGAGAAGACCGTCGTCTTCCGCCTGAAGACCTCCGACGCCACCTTCCCGAGCAAGATCGCCTCGGGTGCGGGCTCCATCGTCGACCACCGCGAGTACCCGGCCGACAAGCTCCGCACCGACAACAAGGCCGTCGGCTCCGGCGTCTACAAGCTCGACTCCTTCAGCGAGAAGAGCGCCAGCTTCTCGGTCAACGAGTCCTACACCGGCAAGGCCAAGGCCAAGAACACCGGCGTCACCCTGAAGTTCTTCAACGGCGACCAGGCCGGCCTCAAGACCGTCCTGGAGAGCGGAGACGTCGACTTCGCCTTCCGCGGCCTCGCCGCGAAGGACATCGCCGCCCTCGCCTCCAGCAAGACCGGCGACGAGAAGGTCGACGTCGTCCAGGGCACCGGTGCCGAGGTCGAGCACATGGTCTTCAACATGAACGACCCGGTCGTCGGCAAGCTCCCCGTCCGCAAGGCCATCGCCTACCTCGTGGACCGCGAGGCCCTCGTCAAGGACGTGTACGCCGGCACCGCCACCGCGCTGTACTCCATCGTCCCGACCGGCATCGCCGGCCACACCACGCCGTTCTTCGACCGCTACGGCGGCAGCCCGCAGCCCGAGAAGGCCAAGGCCGTCCTCAAGGCCGCGAACATCAACGGCAAGGTCAAGGTCACCCTGTACTCGACCCCGTCCCGCTACGGCCCCTCCACCGACCAGCAGTTCGAGGTCATCGCCAAGCAGCTCAACGACAGCGGCCTCTTCGAGGCCGACGTCAAGTCCGTCGAGTACGAGCAGTACGAGCAGGACATCCAGGCGGGCAAGTACGGCATCTACGTCAAGGGCTGGGTCCCCGACTACCCGGACGCCGACAACTTCACCCAGCCGTTCTTCGGCCCGGGCAACGTCCTGAACAACAACTACGACAACAAGGAGATCACCGGGACGATCATCCCGTCGACCTCCGCGAAGTCCGACCGCACCGCGGCCAACACCGACTACAACCGGCTCCAGGACATCGTCGCCGACGAGCTCCCGCTCCTCCCGCTCTGGCAGGGCAAGCAGTACGCCGTCACCCGCCAGAACGTGAACGGCCTGCAGTGGTCCCTGGACGCCTCCACGGTCTTCCGCTTCTGGGAGATCAGCAAGGGCTGA
- a CDS encoding response regulator produces the protein MAIRVLLVDDQPLLRTGFRMILEAEEELAVVGEAGDGLQALDQVRALQPDVVLMDIRMPRMDGVEATRQITGPGRDGPAKVLVLTTFDLDEYVVEALRAGASGFLLKDAPANELVQAIRVVAAGEAMLAPSITRRLLDKYAGHLPSGDERVPDTLGTLTEREVEVLKLVARGLSNAEIAADLFVSETTVKTHVGHVLTKLGLRDRVQAAVYAYESGLVRPGAQ, from the coding sequence GTGGCCATCCGCGTTCTTCTGGTCGACGACCAGCCACTGTTGCGCACCGGCTTCCGGATGATCCTGGAGGCGGAGGAGGAGCTGGCGGTGGTCGGCGAGGCCGGGGACGGCCTGCAGGCGCTGGACCAGGTGCGGGCGCTGCAGCCGGACGTGGTGCTGATGGACATCCGGATGCCGCGGATGGACGGGGTCGAGGCGACGCGCCAGATCACGGGTCCGGGCCGGGACGGTCCGGCGAAGGTGCTGGTGCTGACCACGTTCGATCTGGACGAGTACGTGGTGGAGGCGCTGCGGGCCGGGGCGAGCGGGTTCCTCCTGAAGGACGCGCCGGCCAACGAGCTGGTGCAGGCGATCCGGGTGGTGGCGGCGGGCGAGGCGATGCTCGCGCCGAGCATCACGCGGCGGCTGCTGGACAAGTACGCGGGGCACCTGCCGTCGGGTGACGAGCGCGTCCCGGACACGCTGGGGACGCTGACCGAGCGCGAGGTGGAGGTGCTGAAGCTGGTGGCGCGGGGCCTGTCGAACGCGGAGATCGCGGCGGACCTGTTCGTGAGCGAGACGACGGTCAAGACGCACGTGGGGCACGTCCTGACGAAGCTGGGGCTGCGCGACCGGGTGCAGGCGGCGGTGTACGCGTACGAGAGCGGTCTGGTGCGCCCCGGGGCGCAGTAG
- a CDS encoding RecB family exonuclease, which yields MTTSPGAVPGAAEAVAPSAVAPSSLSPSRASDFMQCPLLYRFRVIDKLPEKPSAAATRGTLVHAVLERLFDHPAQERTAPRAKELIPGQWDRLLESRPELTELFPEGDEGAALARWLTEAEALVERWFTLEDPTRLEPVEREFFVETELESGLRLRGIIDRVDVAPTGEVRIVDYKTGKAPRPEYAEGALFQMKFYALVVWRLKQVVPRRLQLVYLGSGDVLTYDPVVADLERVERKLLALWEAIREATATGEWRPRPTKLCGWCDHQASCPEFGGTPPVYPLPVVPRPAGGPDGVS from the coding sequence ATGACGACGAGCCCCGGTGCCGTGCCTGGCGCGGCCGAAGCCGTAGCGCCGAGCGCTGTGGCACCTTCTTCGCTCTCTCCTTCCCGGGCGAGCGATTTCATGCAGTGCCCGCTGCTGTACCGGTTCCGGGTGATCGACAAGCTGCCGGAGAAGCCGAGTGCGGCGGCCACGCGGGGGACGCTGGTGCACGCGGTGCTGGAGCGGCTCTTCGATCATCCCGCGCAGGAGCGGACGGCGCCGCGGGCGAAGGAGCTGATCCCGGGGCAGTGGGACCGGTTGCTGGAGTCGCGGCCGGAGCTGACGGAGCTGTTCCCGGAGGGGGACGAGGGGGCGGCGCTGGCGCGGTGGCTGACGGAGGCGGAGGCGCTGGTCGAGCGCTGGTTCACGTTGGAGGACCCGACGCGGCTGGAGCCGGTGGAGCGGGAGTTCTTCGTGGAGACGGAGCTGGAGTCGGGGCTGCGGCTGCGCGGGATCATCGACCGGGTGGATGTGGCGCCGACGGGTGAGGTGCGGATCGTCGACTACAAGACGGGGAAGGCGCCGCGGCCGGAGTACGCCGAGGGTGCGCTGTTCCAGATGAAGTTCTACGCCCTGGTGGTGTGGCGGCTGAAGCAGGTAGTGCCGCGGCGGCTGCAGCTGGTGTACCTGGGCAGTGGGGACGTGTTGACGTACGACCCGGTGGTGGCGGACCTGGAGCGGGTGGAGCGCAAGCTGCTGGCGCTGTGGGAGGCGATCCGGGAGGCGACGGCGACGGGTGAGTGGCGGCCGCGGCCGACGAAGCTGTGCGGTTGGTGCGACCACCAGGCGTCGTGTCCGGAGTTCGGCGGTACTCCCCCGGTGTACCCCCTGCCGGTGGTGCCGAGGCCGGCCGGGGGTCCGGACGGGGTCAGCTAG
- a CDS encoding site-2 protease family protein: MGRPFGVPVYVSPSWFLVAALITWVFGDQLDRVLPDLGPVRYLVSLFFAVAFYASVLVHELAHTVAALRFKLPVRRIQLQFFGGVSEIEKESETPGREFVLAFVGPLLSLLLAGGFYLGMKAVDPATVPGVLLAGLMISNLLVAAFNLLPGLPLDGGRMLRAVIWGITGKPMAGTVVAAWVGRALAVAVLLGLPLLTHTGFLGNRTEEIGGMDTVMDALLAAILAAIIWTGAGNSLRMARLREHLPELRARSLTRRAIPVENATPLSEALRRANEAGARALVVVDGHGDPTAIVRESAIASVPEHRRPWVAVSTLAQDLTDGMKVSAELTGEELLDHLRATPATEYLVLEPGGAIYGVLSTLDVEKAFVKAMARPQS; the protein is encoded by the coding sequence ATGGGCCGCCCCTTCGGCGTGCCCGTCTACGTCTCACCCAGCTGGTTCCTCGTCGCCGCCCTCATCACCTGGGTCTTCGGAGACCAGCTCGACCGCGTCCTGCCCGACCTCGGACCCGTCCGCTACCTGGTATCCCTCTTCTTCGCCGTCGCCTTCTACGCCTCCGTCCTCGTCCACGAACTCGCCCACACCGTCGCCGCCCTCCGCTTCAAACTCCCCGTGCGCCGCATCCAGCTCCAGTTCTTCGGCGGAGTCTCCGAGATCGAGAAGGAGTCCGAGACCCCCGGCCGCGAATTCGTCCTCGCCTTCGTCGGCCCCCTGCTCTCCCTCCTCCTCGCCGGCGGCTTCTACCTCGGCATGAAGGCCGTCGACCCGGCGACCGTCCCCGGCGTCCTCCTCGCCGGCCTGATGATCTCCAACCTGCTCGTCGCGGCCTTCAACCTGCTTCCCGGCCTCCCCCTCGACGGCGGACGCATGCTCCGAGCCGTCATCTGGGGCATCACCGGCAAACCCATGGCCGGCACCGTCGTCGCCGCCTGGGTCGGACGCGCCCTCGCCGTCGCCGTCCTCCTCGGCCTGCCCCTGCTCACCCATACCGGATTCCTCGGCAACCGCACCGAGGAGATCGGCGGCATGGACACCGTCATGGACGCCCTCCTCGCCGCCATCCTCGCCGCCATCATCTGGACCGGAGCCGGCAACAGCCTCCGCATGGCCCGGCTGCGCGAACACCTCCCCGAACTGCGCGCCCGCAGCCTCACCCGCCGCGCCATCCCCGTCGAGAACGCCACCCCCCTCTCCGAAGCCCTCCGCCGCGCCAACGAAGCCGGAGCCCGCGCCCTCGTCGTCGTCGACGGCCACGGAGACCCCACCGCCATCGTCCGCGAGAGCGCCATCGCCTCCGTACCCGAACACCGCCGCCCCTGGGTCGCCGTCAGCACCCTCGCCCAGGACCTCACCGACGGCATGAAGGTTTCCGCGGAACTCACCGGCGAAGAACTCCTCGACCACCTCCGCGCCACCCCCGCCACCGAATACCTCGTCCTCGAACCCGGCGGCGCCATCTACGGCGTCCTGTCCACCCTCGACGTCGAGAAGGCCTTCGTGAAGGCCATGGCACGGCCCCAGTCCTGA
- a CDS encoding tRNA (adenine-N1)-methyltransferase encodes MSEPTGAARRRGPFKVGDQVQLTDPKGRHYTFTLEAGKNFHTHKGSFPHDELIGAPEGSVVRTTGNVAYLALRPLLPDYVLSMPRGAAVVYPKDAGQILAFADIFPGARVVEAGVGSGSLSSFLLRAIGDQGMLHSYERRADFAEIATANVERYFGGPHPAWQLTVGDLQDNLTDTDVDRVILDMLAPWECLEAVSKALVPGGILCCYVATTTQLSKTVESIREIGCFAEPQPWESMIRNWHVEGLAVRPDHRMIGHTGFLVTARRLADGVEPPMRRRRPAKGAYGEDYEGPGSDRSA; translated from the coding sequence ATGTCCGAACCGACCGGTGCCGCCCGCCGACGCGGGCCCTTCAAGGTCGGGGACCAGGTTCAGCTCACCGACCCCAAGGGCCGCCACTACACGTTCACGCTCGAAGCCGGGAAGAATTTCCACACCCACAAGGGTTCCTTCCCCCACGACGAGCTGATCGGTGCTCCCGAAGGCAGTGTTGTCCGTACCACGGGGAACGTCGCGTACCTCGCGCTGCGCCCCCTGCTCCCCGACTACGTCCTGTCCATGCCCCGCGGCGCCGCCGTGGTCTACCCCAAGGACGCGGGCCAGATCCTGGCCTTCGCCGACATCTTCCCCGGCGCCCGCGTCGTGGAAGCGGGGGTGGGCTCCGGCTCCCTGAGCAGCTTCCTGCTGCGCGCCATCGGCGACCAGGGCATGCTCCACAGCTACGAGCGCCGCGCGGACTTCGCCGAGATCGCCACCGCCAACGTGGAACGCTACTTCGGCGGACCCCACCCGGCCTGGCAGCTCACCGTCGGCGACCTCCAGGACAACCTGACCGACACCGACGTCGACCGCGTCATCCTGGACATGCTCGCCCCCTGGGAATGCCTGGAAGCCGTCTCCAAGGCCCTCGTCCCCGGCGGCATCCTCTGCTGCTACGTGGCCACCACCACCCAGCTGTCCAAGACCGTCGAGTCCATCCGCGAGATCGGCTGCTTCGCCGAGCCGCAGCCGTGGGAGTCGATGATCCGCAACTGGCACGTGGAAGGCCTGGCCGTCCGCCCGGACCACCGCATGATCGGCCACACCGGCTTCCTCGTCACCGCCCGCCGCCTCGCGGACGGCGTCGAGCCCCCCATGCGCCGCCGCCGCCCCGCCAAGGGCGCCTACGGCGAGGACTACGAGGGCCCCGGCAGCGACCGCTCCGCGTAG
- a CDS encoding ferredoxin, translating to MTVQQDAPTGGAGGAGESLEVWIDQDLCTGDGICVQYAPEVFELDIDGLAYVKSADDELLQEVGATTPVPLPLLQDVVDSAKECPGDCIHVRRVSDGVEVFGPDAE from the coding sequence ATGACCGTGCAGCAGGACGCTCCGACGGGCGGCGCCGGCGGGGCCGGCGAGTCGCTCGAGGTCTGGATCGACCAGGACCTCTGCACCGGGGACGGCATCTGCGTGCAGTACGCGCCCGAGGTGTTCGAGCTGGACATCGACGGTCTGGCGTACGTGAAGAGCGCGGACGACGAGCTGCTGCAGGAGGTGGGGGCGACCACTCCGGTGCCGCTGCCGCTGCTCCAGGACGTGGTGGACTCGGCGAAGGAATGCCCGGGCGACTGCATTCACGTAAGGCGCGTTTCGGACGGTGTGGAGGTCTTCGGTCCGGACGCGGAGTGA
- the arc gene encoding proteasome ATPase, with translation MAAHDDDINRGIRPARGSEDPAGQVAYLEQEIAVLRRKLADSPRHTRILEERIVELQTNLAGVSAQNERLANTLREARDQIVALKEEVDRLAQPPAGFGVFLQANEDGTVDIFTGGRKLRVNVSPSVDPEDLRRGQEVMLNEALNVVEAMEFERAGDIVTLKEILEDGERALVVGHTDEERVVRLAEPLLDITIRPGDALLLEPRSGYVYEVVPKSEVEDLVLEEVPDIDYDKIGGLGDQIELIRDAVELPYLYPDLFKEHELRPPKGILLYGPPGCGKTLIAKAVANSLAKKVAEVTGQAQGKSYFLNIKGPELLNKYVGETERHIRLVFQRAREKASEGTPVIVFFDEMESLFRTRGSGVSSDVENTIVPQLLAEIDGVEGLENVIVIGASNREDMIDPAILRPGRLDVKIKIERPDAEAAKDIFAKYLKASLPLHTDDLSEHQGSTAGTVHSMIQTVVEQMYAETEENRFLEVTYANGDKEVLYFKDFNSGAMIQNIVDRAKKMAIKAFLEHNQKGLRVSHLLQACVDEFKENEDLPNTTNPDDWARISGKKGERIVFIRTLVTGKQGADTGRSIDTVANTGQYL, from the coding sequence GTGGCAGCCCACGACGACGACATCAACCGCGGCATCCGGCCCGCGCGAGGGTCCGAGGACCCCGCCGGCCAGGTTGCCTATCTCGAGCAGGAAATCGCCGTCCTGCGACGTAAGCTCGCCGACTCTCCGCGACACACGAGGATTCTCGAAGAGCGGATCGTCGAGCTCCAGACGAATCTGGCCGGCGTCTCCGCACAGAACGAACGACTGGCGAATACCCTCCGTGAGGCCCGCGACCAGATCGTGGCCCTCAAGGAAGAAGTCGACCGGCTCGCACAGCCGCCGGCAGGCTTCGGTGTCTTCCTCCAGGCGAACGAGGACGGCACCGTCGACATCTTCACCGGAGGCCGAAAGCTCCGCGTGAACGTCAGCCCCAGCGTCGACCCGGAAGACCTCCGGCGCGGCCAGGAGGTCATGCTCAACGAGGCCCTCAACGTGGTCGAGGCCATGGAATTCGAGCGGGCCGGGGACATCGTCACCCTCAAGGAGATCCTCGAGGACGGCGAGCGCGCCCTGGTCGTCGGGCACACCGACGAGGAACGGGTGGTGAGGCTCGCCGAGCCGCTCCTGGACATCACCATCCGTCCCGGCGACGCCCTCCTGCTCGAACCCCGCTCCGGCTACGTCTACGAGGTCGTCCCCAAGAGCGAGGTCGAGGACCTGGTCCTCGAAGAGGTCCCCGACATCGACTACGACAAGATCGGCGGCCTGGGCGACCAGATCGAGCTGATCCGCGACGCGGTCGAGCTCCCGTACCTCTACCCCGACCTGTTCAAGGAACACGAACTGCGGCCCCCGAAGGGCATCCTGCTCTACGGCCCGCCCGGCTGCGGCAAGACGCTCATCGCCAAGGCCGTCGCCAACTCCCTTGCCAAGAAGGTCGCCGAGGTGACCGGACAGGCCCAGGGGAAGTCGTACTTCCTGAACATCAAGGGCCCCGAGCTCCTCAACAAGTACGTTGGCGAGACCGAGCGGCACATCCGCCTGGTCTTCCAGCGGGCCCGCGAGAAGGCCAGCGAGGGCACCCCCGTCATCGTCTTCTTCGACGAGATGGAATCCCTCTTCCGCACCCGCGGATCCGGTGTCAGCTCGGACGTCGAGAACACCATCGTCCCGCAGCTCCTCGCCGAGATCGACGGCGTGGAGGGCCTGGAGAACGTCATCGTCATCGGCGCCTCCAACCGCGAGGACATGATCGACCCGGCCATCCTGCGCCCGGGCCGCCTCGACGTGAAGATCAAGATCGAGCGTCCGGACGCCGAGGCCGCGAAGGACATCTTCGCGAAGTACCTCAAGGCCTCGCTGCCCCTGCACACGGACGACCTGTCCGAACACCAGGGCTCCACGGCCGGCACCGTCCACAGCATGATCCAGACCGTCGTCGAGCAGATGTACGCCGAAACCGAGGAGAACCGCTTCCTCGAGGTCACGTACGCCAACGGCGACAAGGAAGTCCTGTACTTCAAGGACTTCAACTCGGGCGCGATGATCCAGAACATCGTCGACCGTGCGAAGAAGATGGCCATCAAGGCCTTCCTCGAGCACAACCAGAAGGGCCTCCGGGTCTCCCACCTCCTCCAGGCGTGCGTGGACGAGTTCAAGGAGAACGAGGACCTGCCCAACACCACCAACCCGGACGACTGGGCCCGAATCTCCGGCAAGAAGGGCGAGCGGATCGTATTCATCCGCACCCTCGTCACCGGAAAGCAAGGCGCGGACACCGGACGCTCCATCGACACGGTGGCGAACACCGGTCAGTACCTCTGA